tcctcctcccccccctcccctcagtccCTTATCAGCCCCCTCTGATCCTACTTTTCCTCCCTCAGTCGTTagcctccccctactcccctccctcacccccttctctctctccagcccctcatcctccctccctccctccctccccccatcccccattctctctccagcccctcatcccccccaccttctccctcagtcgttagcctctccccctcctcccctccctcaccccccttctctctctccagcccctcatcctccctccctccctccctccccccaccccccattctctctccagcccctcatcctccctccctccctccccctaccttctctctctccagcccctcaaccccccacgtccctccctccctccctccctcctccacctcccctccctcacccacacgcCAGCGAGgaaaaaagattttttctttttttcttcttcttctcccttctccctttggtcttcccccctccctcttcccgtctctccttctaTGCTCTCCGTCGCATCCTGTTTCGGAATCTGcctttcacctttctttctctttctctttttttctctccgctcGTGTtcaccttttatctccctcttcccctcccccctccccccctttcctctctttctctgtccgtcaccgcctctgtctgttctgtttgttttatgttatatatatatatatatatatatatatatatatatatatatatatatatatatatatatatatatatatgtatgcatgtatgtatgtatatgtatatttatatatttgtgtatatatctgtgtgtgtgtgtgtgtgtgtatgcgtgagtatgtatatgaatacacacgcacacacacacacacacacacacacacacacacacacacacacatatatatatatatatatatatatatatatatatatatatatatatatatatatatatatggatacataggcatatatctacatactcgtacacacatgCGTCCTCCTTGTACTCACACGGGTcgccttcccacttccttttctGCCTTGTGTAAACTCTTCACTTTCTGGGTGTCAGGAGGATCACACTACGCTGTCTACCCAAACTCGGCCATATTACCGCTAAACCGTTATGgcttatccatcttttttttcctttctgtgtaaaccctctttcttcctctctccctccctccctccccctcttcctttccccggtgtcagctccctcttcctttctctttcttcccgcagttctctttcgcttcctctctctctctctttcttcctttctctctctctctttctccttccctcctcccccttcctctctctccctctctcttccctccctcccctctctctctctcctccctctccctctctctctccctcctctatctctttccctctctctctctctccttccctctctctctccctccctctccctctctctctctctctgacccctctTCCGAATGCCATTCCATTGTCCTTGGCGAGACCTTGGTACAAAAGTGTTCGGGCGAGACCTTGGTACAAAAGTGTTCGGGCGAGACCTTGGTACAAAAGTGTTCGGGCGAGACCTTGGTACAAAAGTGTTCGGGCGAGACCTTGGTACAAAAGTGTTCGGGCGAGACCTTGGTACAAAAGTGTTCGGGCGAGACCTTGGTACAAAAGTGTTCGGACGAGACCTTGGTACAAAAGTGTTCGGACGAGACCTTGGTACAAAAGTGTTCGGGCGAGACGTTGGTACAAAAGCGTTCGGGCGAGACCTTGGTACAAAAGTGTTCGGGCGAGACCTTGGTACAAAAGTGTTCGGACGAGACATTGGTACAAAAGTGTTCGGGCGAGACCTTGGTACAAAAGTGTTCGGGTGAGACCTTGGTACAAAAGTGTTCGGGCGAGACCTTGGTACAAAAGTGTTCGGGCGAGACCTTGGTACAAAAGTGTTCGGGTGAGACCTTGGTACAAAAGTGTTCGGGCGAGACCTTGGTACAAAAGTGTTCGGGTGAGACCTTGGTACAAAAGTGTTCGGGCGAGACCTTGGTACAAAAGTGTTCGGGCGAGACCTTGGTACAAAAGTGTTCGGGTGAGACCTTGGTACAAA
The sequence above is a segment of the Penaeus vannamei isolate JL-2024 chromosome 31, ASM4276789v1, whole genome shotgun sequence genome. Coding sequences within it:
- the LOC138867687 gene encoding uncharacterized protein, which encodes MKISSRLENHAETCSGETLVQKCSGETLVQKCSGETLVQKCSGETLVQKCSGETLVQKCSGETLVQKCSDETLVQKCSDETLVQKCSGETLVQKRSGETLVQKCSGETLVQKCSDETLVQKCSGETLVQKCSGETLVQKCSGETLVQKCSGETLVQKCSGETLVQKCSGETLVQKCSGETLVQKCSGETLVQKCSGETLVQKCSGETLVQKCSGETLVQKCSGETLVQKCSGETLVQKCSGETLVQKCSGETLVQKCSDETLVQKCSGETLVQKCSGETLVQKCSDETLVQKCSGETLVQKCSDSDPFPPWAGSSVADQRDYAKPTLCGDFRRKAKERPLAETPADQLQPNKPLLAPRL